CGCCGTCCCCGCAccgtcggcgccgccgccactccaAGAAGCAGCACAAGCCACCGCCCGCGCAGCCGCCCccgacgccgtcgccggcgccgcagGGCGCGGACTACTCCGCGCTACCGCCGGAGCTCGTGCACCGGGCGCTCGCGGCCTCGTGCGCCTCCGACGTCGCGGCGGCcagccgcgcgtgccgcgcgtGGAGGGACGCGCTGCGGCCGCTCCGCGAGGCCGCGGCGCTGCACGCGTACGGCCGACGCGTCAAGCACGGCCCCGTGGCGGGAGCCGCCGCCCGCGGTGGCGGGGGCGGAGGGCGTATCGAGGCGGAGAGGCAGCGCGCGCTGGGGCTGTtccggcgggcggcgaggctgggctccgcggcggcgatggtggacgccgggctGATGTGctgggaggaggggcggcgggtggAGGCCGTGGAGTACTACCGGAGCGCGGCGGAGCTGGGGCACCCCGTCGGGATGTGCAACCTTGGGGTCTCCTACCTTGAAGGTACCGTGGATTTGGCTTAAAGTGTAGTTAGCTATCTCTTGGAGACTTGTTCTCGGTGGTTGTAGAAAGATTCGGAATTCAGGGCGGATTAGGCTTGTTTCCAATTGTTATATTCGATGCGCATTATCAGTTTTGTTCGCAGAGCAGTTGGAATCATTCAATATTTTAGGGGAAGTTTTGTCTGTGCTGTGTCGCATTTGTCTCTTGCAATTCATTGTTTAGGTCCAactctaaactttgcatagtAATAAAGAACCAACCAATACTTGATCAGCTTACTCAAGCTTGTTATTCCTTTGCTAGCAACCAATTGTCTTGTTTGTTCCAAGGGATTGCACCTGATATGGCTGCCAAATATTTCTGCAGCTGATCCACCTAAGGCTGAGCAAGCCATCCGATGGTTTTATCCATCTGCATCAGCAGGCAATGCTCGTGCTCAATACAACCTAGGCCTTTGCTTGCAGAATGGGAAAGGGATCAAGCGTAATCAGAAGGAAGCTGTAAGATACCTCTGCTATGTTGCACACCCGCAGTTTGAAAACTTTTCCTATAAGAGAAATATTCTGGTTCTCTAAACGCACTCAATTGTTGAACCACCTAGGCAATCCATTGTTAGAGTACCTTATGCACACATGTCTTACTAACTAGGTTAGGACTTCACAATTTCTGTTATTAAGTTGCTGAACAACTGTTTACCTTGTGTTCTGATGATACTGGGATTACCAGCTCCGTTGAAGTTCTATAACTCAACTAGGAGAAATTAACTGTTTATCTTGGTTGGATTTCCCCCTACCAAGGTAATCAGAATTATATCACCAGGATCAATCAGTGTCTACTCTCCTCTCATCTTCTTTGTAGAATTGTAGTACCTGAGGTATATACTATGTACTTGTTTTGAGTATGTTTTGTAAAGTGAGATAAACTTATTAATGCAGGCAAAGTGGTACTTGCGAGCAGCAGAGGGAGGAAATGTACGAGCCATGTATAACATTTGCCTGTGTTACAGCTATGGTGAAGGGCTTGCACAGGATCCAGTGCGTGCTAAGAGGTGGCTGCAACTAGCTGCTGATTGTGGTCACAAGAAAGCTCTTTATGAGTGTGGTATTAAGCTCTGTGCGGTATGTCATTCCTCATCTCTTTCTGATTGAAATTCCATGTATGGATTTGTTTACCTCAAAAAAGATTTAACGTAATAGCATACTTTTTGTTTTAGAACTGTTCTTTTCTCTAGAAATATTGTGTTCCATATCGCCCCCACCCCGCTAATGCTACATCCCAGTTTGCAATATTGGCCACACAAGGTGAATATGCAAGTACGCTGGCATTGACTTGCTATGCCTTAAGTTGCAAAAGAATATTGTACATAGGTCGAGTGAAAAGCTGCACTTCAGCTGTACCTACTTCTTCTGTAGAGAAGGTTAGATTTTGGGTGGATGCAGGCAATGTAGATGTCCTAAACACAAGTTAACTAATCAACTAGTAACTACACCCCAAACTAGTGTCAAAATATGATAATAGGTTTTACATTTTCCACTATGTAGGAACTCACACCAGATGTCATTACTGTTTTTGCTTCCTCAGTGTCAAGAGAACATCCATCATTTACATGCGACTCAGTGGCAGCCATTTTGAAGACAACGTCTCTCTTATATGCAGGCAGGAGACAAGGTCAAGTCTCTCACGTATTTGGAGTTGGCAACTCGGCGTGGAGAAACCGCAGCTGCCCATATGAGAGATGTAATACTGGAATCACTCTCTGCTGCGAGCACACAGCGTGCCCTATCAGATGCTGATAAATGGAAACCTAGGGCCCTCCATCCAAGAAGGTGAGAAAATGGACCACACCAAACGTCAACAACCGTATCATCCAGATGGCCATTGCCTATGTCGTTTGTAACCAGAACTGAAGTATGACACGCAAGGGTAAAGCAAACATGTATGCTTTTGCAGCATCTTGAGGAGTGTTACCTTGCTGCAGCCATACCTTCGCAATCTGCACAAAGCCGTCCATTACAGATAACAACGGGAGAAGTCGCAAAAAAATTCCCCGTGGCAATAGTTCTGAAGGAGATGCAGTGGTGCAAACAAAACTGTACAGTTCAAGTTGCTGGTTTCATCAGTTTGTAGCTGGCGCCTGGAGGCTGGACACTTGTCTTTGTTGTAACAGAAATTTTGTCTAAAAAAAAAGAGACAGAAATCTTTGGACATAGACCAAATGTGTGAATGCTGTATCGTTGTCGCAATTAAAAGAAGTGATGGTTGACAGGATGTCTGAAGATGAGGGCCTCGAAACAATGTATGATGTATAACCAGAGATGGTATTATTGATCTTTTTGTTGGAGGAAAGAAGCTTTATCTATTTTTCAAGTATGTATGCACTGGATTGGACATTAGTTAGTGTCTGATATATTTCTTTAGAAAAAGTTCTCTGAAAATCTCGCATCAGCTGGTCTCTTCTGGATTTGTTTGTTCAGTTCTCCGAGTTCCTGGAGCTCAACAGACAGCAACAAGCCATGATAAAAGCCGGTTCCATCCCTGATTCAGCCCTCCGCGGCCTCATTCGTTTTACTCTTCGGCGCCGCCCCCCGGACAACCCGCATCCCCGCATCCGGAGGCGCACTCTTggcgggcgccgccgcgacGGCCTCCCAAGTGCGCATTCCTCGGCTGGCTCCTCCCCGACCTCCACCGCGCGGAGGTGCTCGAGGACTTCCTCTTCCGCGGGAGCGACGGCTGGAGCTCATTTGCTTCCACCTTTGCGTTTACTGATTCCGTGTAGTGAAGTTGGATGACAATTAGATTCCCCGTCAAAACAGATAACTTGCAGAGGGCACTATTTGGTAGTTATGACCATTCATGGTCGATCGGGTGATATGTTTGGATGTCGATCGGCACTATCCAGGTGCCGTTTTAAATCAGAACCTGGGAAAACAAATAACATGAGGGATTTATTGCTGGATTTGGAAGTAGCAGAGAAATTGCTTGTCTGTTTGCCATATGGCCCCCTTCAGGATTCGCATTCTGTCAGTCATTTGTGTACTGTCATTTGTGCAATCTCTCGGATACATCGTTCAAGGGAGCTTTTTCTGAACCTACTAGCTCGGCATTGAGCTTTATCTCACAAGCACACGTCCCTATTTAAGAATGCAAAATGTTTCCTAAAACCTTGGGTTCTGGTTCTCAGGTACAAGTGCACCTGGAACCTCCATCTAGATGAAATTGCGTTAAGTGGCTTCTCTGATTTCAATTTCATATACTGTGCCATCTACTCCCTGAATCAGATGTGTCTTTGTAGAGATTTAGATTATAAACAAAATAAATTATAAAAAAATCCTGTAGAAACTAGATAAAGGATACTTTTCAAAATATTGATATTTATTCTCAGTTTAGTCTTCATGGTAATAAACCATCTTTAGCTGACTGGATTCCCCACAGATGATATCATCCTCATGCAAACATTGGTCTATGGATCACTTAGGGATCTAACCCCTTGAACTGAGGCGCAGCCAGCTAAATTATTGACTCATAGATTTAAGTGTTTCCTCTTCATATGGGGATGGAGGGTTGGAGAGCACAAAAAATAAGATTGCTGGAGTACGTTAACATAGAATGGACAAAGAATTAGTTGTTTCATTATATTTGGGGAAAAAACAGTGGTTGTACTGCTGTTGCAACTCGCAGCATGCATCTCTTTACTCACACTTGTAACTGTAGGAGTTGTTCTTGCGAAAGTTTGCAGAGGATGCTTATTGCAAAGTCCTGAAGGATAGTAAGAAGTCAGTTGTTTATGATAATCTTTGTGAGTTGGTCCTTGCTTTCTACCAACTTACACTTTTTCTTCATCATCTATGCTTAAAGAGCAATTAAAGAAGTTGTGAATTGTGACTGTATTTAAGTAAGAGTGGAAGAAATATGCAAAACATACAAACAGTACACAGGAAATCCCCCAGATTGGTGAAACACAAATTCCTtgatgtgttaatttaaaaaaTAGATAATCTGATAGAAGAAAATCGCAAAGGAATGAGTAGTACTCTAAGGTGATAATTAATCACATTTGGCTTCTTAACTGACAACTGTACTCTATAGCACCGTTCACTGCAGATTTGCAGCCATCAACAGGTTGGGTTGACTGATTTTTTATAATGCTCCAATAGTATGAAGCAAATAATTCAATTATACAATACCAAAGCGCTTTGTTTAATCCCTACAATCCATGAATTTGATTTCTTAACTCAGCATCATGCTACAACCTCGTACACATGTTGGCTCGCTCCGCAGCGCCGCCTGTGCTCCGCCCCAAATCGACGCGCGCAGGTAGGCAACGCGGAGGTGGCAGAGCGCAGCGCCGCACGCGCTCTCCGCAGCGCCGCGccctccgccccccgccccctGCCACCGCCCCCCCgcgccctccgcccgcgccgacctccgcccccggcgccggcccctgccccccgccccccgcccccctccgccccccgccccccgccccctgcctccggccccccgcgccggcctctgCCCCAAATTGACGCGCGCAGGTAGGCAACGCGGAGGTGGCAGAGCGCAGCGCTGCACGCGCTCTCCGCAGCGCCGGCCGCTCCGCGCGGGCTCTCCGCAGCGCCGCCCGCTCCCGCGctctctgcagcgccgcccgctCCGCGCGCGCTCTCCATCACTCCGGGAACGAAGGTACTCCTTCCCTCGCTCCATTGCTGTAGCCGGTGTGATTGTATTGCACTAGTTCAGTCGCATTTCGGTTTGCATCGTCAGGTTCTTCCCCAATCCCCCACCTTGTCGGCGTCCTGCAGAGTTTCAGATTTTTTTCTCAAGTTCGCGCAAGAGGAGGCTCCGCCTGCAAGCCGCAGCTACTCATGCTGCTGTCTTGGCGCCGACGCGCCGACATCGGAAATGGGGTGGTTCGGTCCCAGAGCACAAGGTTCGTCGGAGAGACAGGGAAGGCGCTTGGGCTGAGCTTGTTCGATGTTACTTCGCGTCGGAGCCGCTGTTCGACGACACCCTGTTCCGGCGCCGGTAACAGCAGCGACATGTCCTTCTTTCTCTTGAATTGAAGCTCAAGTAGTGTAGCTATTGTTTTCATAATTGGGTTGTTTGCTTGATGCAGTTTCCGAATGAAAAGAAGCTTGTTCGATATGATCTACCAAATGCTTGCTACGAACATGAGTATTTTCGACAGAAACCTGATGGTCTTGGCCGAATGGGATTTCATGGAAAGCATAAGTGTGTTGTCGCTATGCGAATGCTTGCGTACGGAAGTATAGCCGACGCACTTGATGACGGTTATGCCATGGCCGAAAGCACTGTTTTGGAGTGCGTTAAGGAGTTTGCAAGAACTGTCATTGCCGTGTTCGAGGAAGAGTACCTACGACCACCTAAAGAGGCTGAGTTGAAGCGGATTCTTGAAGAAAATAAAGTTAGAGGTTTTCCCGGGATGATTGGAAGTATCGATTGCATGCATTGGGAGTGGGGATCTTGTCCGGTAGGCTGGCATGGCCAATACATTGGAAGGAAGGGTCGACCGATTGTTGTTCTTGAGGCTATTGCAACCAAGGACTTGCGAGTTTGGCATGCATTTTTCGGAATGCCCGGGTCTTGCAACGATCTCAATGTTTTGGACCGCTCCCCTGTATTTGATGATCTTGCCAATGGAAGAACTGACAAAGTTGAATTTTCAGTGAACAACCATAATTACGACATGGGGTATTACCTCGCGGACAAGATATATCTCGATTGGGTGACCTTTGTGAAAACCAAGAGTGAAGCTATCAGTCCCAAGGACAAGACATTTGCCGAGGCCCAAGAAGCTGCATGAAAGGATGTTGAACGCTGTTTCGGTGTCCTCCGCTCGAAGTTTCGGATAATTCAACAAGCTGGCCGACTGTGGAGTGCTCAGGACATGAACACGATTATGCGAGCATGTATCATTTTTCACAACATGATCATCGAGTCTGAGCGAGACAGGGAGCTGGATGAGGACGAGTTTGCTGAACCCAATGATTCACCAATTCGAAGGGACAGGAATGGTGTCGAGCTAAACGCCTTCATGTCCGCATACCGCAAGATCCAGGACCACCCTACATCCCACCGCCTACACCAAGATCTAATTGAGCATCATTGGATGTTAAAAGGCAATGAATTAGGGCCATATGCACGCCGATCTCGACACTAGTATGCACCTGTTGGTATTTGTTTCTGTATGCATGAGGAGGATGCCTTTTGTTGCTGGGAGAACCAAGATGTAATGGTTCCCTGCAAGTAGTGTAGATGGTACCATGTATTTGTGAATTACAGCAGCTGGATGTCTTTTGTTGCTGGGAGCACCAAGATGTAATGAATCCCTGCAAGTAGTGTAGATGGTAGCATGTATTTGTGAACCAAGATCTAATGAAGAAAGTACACAAATATGTGTCCAGATCAAGCAAACAGTTTCATACATTACAACATTTGTCAAAGCAAACAGAAGCTAGTTGTCCCCTGATGGCTGTTGGTGTTGGGTACTAGCACCAGAAGCGGACTCAACTTCATCTGGGTTTATACCTTCCTTGATCAAAATGTCCCTCTGCTTCTTGGTAATCCAGAAACGAACAGCAGGATGTCATGAATTCAGATCAGTGAACATGATTTGGGCTTCTGTCTGGAACCTAGTTGTCTCCATAATGTCCCTTTGAAGTTTGATCTGTTCCCGAGAAATCTCCCTCTGGAGCTCAAGTTTCTTGTTGCCCTGCTCAATCTTCGCGAACAATGCTTTCTCCTGCAGATCAAACTTGGCTCGTTCGATATCAATCAACTCCTCCTTCTGTTTTGCTTCCAATTCATCCATCTGCTGACCTCTCACATGTATCTTCTCTAACATCTCTACGGCAACACTAGATGAGGACTCTTCTACTGATGTTCAACGTTTCTTCACGCTGTCACGCCCTTCTGGTCGTTCAATAGGTGCACCAGCAGTAGGTATTGGTGCAGGGGGAGTGTTCAAGGGTTGAGTTGCCTGGTTATCCTTCTCTGTTTGCTTAGGCTTGCTACACTCCAACATATAATCATTCCATTTCGGTTCATCCCGCAAAATCTCCCAACAATGCCGAAATGCCAAGGTTTTTTCTGCTCATAAACTTTGATAGCATCTTTTATCTGCACCCAAAATAGAAATAAATTGTTCATGAACAAGTAGATAGAATTCAGGAACATGCAGCATATAGTTATCGGAACATATCTTATCATAGTCGTTCTTGCCACTTTCATTCCTTCTAACAATAGCCGAGTGGATAGCTTGGAATTTGCTGTTGTCCATCGGTTCTGAATAGACAGTTGGATTCTACTGCTACCCGTCTCACAATTTTGAACGAAATAATGATGCAGCCTTGCATAGAAGGCATTGCTCGTCTGAGATGAACCTGCAATGAGAAAGCAACAATTAAATAGTTGTCAAACCACAAACTGCTTGTCAATAGAAGTGTATTCCAGATGATACCTGTGGCTGCATCCGTAGAAATGTTCAGCCAACCAGACACTGTAACTCTGTCCTCTGGAGGCAGGAATGCTTTTCCTCGTTGTGAGACACCTCTCCTGTTGCCAGTGCCGTTGGCAAACTGGTCGCCATCAATTTCCTGAATATCTTCACAATTTGGAGGTTCAATTTGATCACCAGACCTCATAGGCACATGTGGTGGGGTACTAAAGCTCTATTCATGAATTTGCTCACAAAACTGCCCAAAATAAAATGAAAACCTGTTTAGACACTCAACATAAAAAGAATGAACAAACAAGTACTGCAGGGTACCATAGGAGAAACATCTAGGTCCAATTGAAATTCACTGTCCATGCCCACTTGGGAGGCCTGGCCATTACCACCACATGCGCTGAATCGACGATCCATTCTGCCATAAGAGAGTAGGAAACAAAAAAGTGTCATAGATTAGAGAAAGAGTTCACTGTCCATACAAATAATTCATACAGTATAATGACATTCTTTATGAAACACTAATAAGTTGCATCAGGTGCAGCGTAGGACGGGCGAGCCAAGGCAAGCAGATGGCTTACTAACAATCATTTTACTTCACAGGTCCTGTATGAGAGGATATGTTCCATTGGCAGGCAACAATCATGGGTCCTTCAGATAGTCCCTATGCAGGTGGCGCGTTTCTGGTTTCGATCCACTTCCTTCCGGATTATCCATTCAAGCCACCAAAGGCAAGTCTATATTAGTTTATACAAGCACAAATTTTATTCAAGATGCAAATGGTGATATGCATCATGTTACTATCCTGTGAGAAGTAGTGAAGGGAGTGTTTGCTTTTCTTTAATTCTTTTATCTCTAATCATTGCCCCCCTTTTTCCTGGAACACCTTTTTCAATAATTGTTTCCAGTCATATGTCTGAATTTTTACCCATGACAAACATGTAAATTTCACACAGTAATCAGATAAACAATGATCTACTTATTCTTATTCATTATTAGAGTGCATCCTAAATTGTTATCTTGAAGTTCAACCTTGTACCAAGCAGCATTATACTTGATTGGTTGGTAGGATTTCCTCTACATGTGCTAGGATTAAAGATCAGTGTCCAACAGAAATAGTGAGATGGAACTATTTCTTAGAAGGGCTTGTATTAGCTTAATACAAGGAAAATTTTGTGGGGTTCTGCTACTCTAGTAAGAAATATCAACCATACTGTATCCTTTCTGTGCTGTCATTTTGTTTTGTTCAATGTCACTTGCATATGCTCCTATACTTTTCTCTTTGCCTGATTTACCCTGCCATAGTGAAGTGTATTGGTAAGGATTAGTTATTCAATGGATGTTATTTTTTAATATACATGATATTGGGGGAAGTCAAACATTAAAGATTAATAGGTTAACTCACACTGTCCATAGTATGTCACTCTACATTATTTGGTCATCTCCTTTCATCTGCTTCTTGACCTGGTCAGCTTTTGT
The sequence above is drawn from the Panicum hallii strain FIL2 chromosome 7, PHallii_v3.1, whole genome shotgun sequence genome and encodes:
- the LOC112898856 gene encoding F-box protein At1g70590-like isoform X1, translated to MDAGSHTWPPPAPSPPPFSSRPRASPSPHRRRRRHSKKQHKPPPAQPPPTPSPAPQGADYSALPPELVHRALAASCASDVAAASRACRAWRDALRPLREAAALHAYGRRVKHGPVAGAAARGGGGGGRIEAERQRALGLFRRAARLGSAAAMVDAGLMCWEEGRRVEAVEYYRSAAELGHPVGMCNLGVSYLEADPPKAEQAIRWFYPSASAGNARAQYNLGLCLQNGKGIKRNQKEAAKWYLRAAEGGNVRAMYNICLCYSYGEGLAQDPVRAKRWLQLAADCGHKKALYECGIKLCAAGDKVKSLTYLELATRRGETAAAHMRDVILESLSAASTQRALSDADKWKPRALHPRSILRSVTLLQPYLRNLHKAVHYR
- the LOC112898856 gene encoding F-box protein At1g70590-like isoform X2, with product MDAGSHTWPPPAPSPPPFSSRPRASPSPHRRRRRHSKKQHKPPPAQPPPTPSPAPQGADYSALPPELVHRALAASCASDVAAASRACRAWRDALRPLREAAALHAYGRRVKHGPVAGAAARGGGGGGRIEAERQRALGLFRRAARLGSAAAMVDAGLMCWEEGRRVEAVEYYRSAAELGHPVGMCNLGVSYLEADPPKAEQAIRWFYPSASAGNARAQYNLGLCLQNGKGIKRNQKEAAKWYLRAAEGGNVRAMYNICLCYSYGEGLAQDPVRAKRWLQLAADCGHKKALYECGIKLCACQENIHHLHATQWQPF
- the LOC112900739 gene encoding uncharacterized protein LOC112900739, encoding MAESTVLECVKEFARTVIAVFEEEYLRPPKEAELKRILEENKVRGFPGMIGSIDCMHWEWGSCPVGWHGQYIGRKGRPIVVLEAIATKDLRVWHAFFGMPGSCNDLNVLDRSPVFDDLANGRTDKVEFSVNNHNYDMGYYLADKIYLDWVTFVKTKSEAISPKDKTFAEAQEAA